Sequence from the Ereboglobus luteus genome:
TTCCGCGAATACGCATCCGGCATCGAATTCGCGTCCGGCGACATAGAGCTCGAACGCGGCGTGATTCTCAGCGAAATGGCCACGCGCGACACCGGCATGGCGCGCGCTGCCCAGCGCTACAGCGCGTTCATCTGGCCCTCCGCGCGCGAAAACAGCCGCTCTCCCATCGGTGTCGAAAAACAAATCCGCCGCTTCACCCAAAAACAATTCCGCGCATTTTATGACGCGTGGTATCGCCCCGAGCGCATGGCGCTCATCGCCGTGGGGCAGATCGACCCCGATGCCCTGCGCGCGATGATCGCGGATGAGTTTTCCCCGCTTGCCGCGCGCGCCCCCGCGCGCCCGGAACCGCCGCCGCCATCCCCGCGCCCTGCCTCCAGGAAACTGCCGGCTGTCGGCGTCTTCACCCACAACGAACTCACCGGCATGGGTGTTATGCAAACCTGCGCGTGGGCCGAGCCGCCCGCGCCCTTCACGCGCGAGAAACTCGCCGAGCACACGCGCCGCAACCTCGCCCTGTCCATGTTCACCCGCCGCCTGACGCTCCGCGCCCGCCAACCCGGCGCGCCGTTCGGCGCTCCAAATGTCGAATACACGCAACTTTTCCCCGGCCTGCGCATGGTCCAGTTTGCCGTTCCCGGCGACCTCAACAAAACTGACATCGTCATCGCCGCCGCCGAGCAATCCCTCCGCGCCGCGATCGAGCACGGTTTCACCCAAGGCGAGCTCGACGAGGCAAAGGCCGACCTCGTCAACCGCTACCGCCAGGGTGCCCTTTACGCCCCTTCCCGAAAATCGGCGATGCTCGCCTCGCAACTCGCCTACTTTTTGCTCCATGGCGAGGGATTCTCCACGCCCGAAACAACCTGGCGCGAAGTCGAAAAACCAATCGCCGACGCCACACTCGACGAATGCAACGCCGCCTTTGCCAAGCTCTGGAGCCGCGCCCCCGTGCGCACATTTATCAACGGCAACATCCGCCTCCTGCCCTCCAAGCCCGCCGCCTTTGAGAAAAAAATCGCGGCCAGCCGCGCAATCCCCGTCAAGCCGCCCGCCGGAATCAAGGCGCTCGATTTTGCCTACACCGATTTCGGCAAGCCCGGACTCATTGCGGAAACCAAAACGCTCCCCGAAATCGACGCGCACCTTGTCCGCTTCGAGAACAATATTCTTCTCAACTTCAAGCACACCGAATACGAAAAAGACTACGTTCTCATAAACCTCCGCATCGGGCACGGAAAACGCGAGGAACCCAAAAACGTTCCCGGCATCGGACTCCTCGCATCAAAAGCCTTTCTTTTCGGCGGACTGGGCCGTCACACCGCAGCCGAAATCACCCAGCTCAACGCGCGGCATCTGCTCGACATTGATTTTATAGTCGCCGACGACGCCGCGCACTTTTACGCCCAATGCCCGGTGCGGTCGCTCCCCTACGCGCTTCAAATGATGACCGCCTTCATCACCGACGCCGCCTATCGGCCCGAGTCGTTCGTTCTCGCCCGGCCCGATCTCACAACACTGTTCCAGCACACCCTTTCGTCGCCCTCCGCAAACCTGAACGCG
This genomic interval carries:
- a CDS encoding M16 family metallopeptidase is translated as MPPRRHPLPRVFTLLAALIAIALPAHLAKAAPWANLETDLPQDPALVLGELPNGFRYALLPNAEPANRVSLRLLVSVGSIHENDNERGIAHFIEHMAFRGTRNKPGGGLIAKLERMGVSFGPDHTAFTSFNNTIYHLELPDVSESTLREGLRVFREYASGIEFASGDIELERGVILSEMATRDTGMARAAQRYSAFIWPSARENSRSPIGVEKQIRRFTQKQFRAFYDAWYRPERMALIAVGQIDPDALRAMIADEFSPLAARAPARPEPPPPSPRPASRKLPAVGVFTHNELTGMGVMQTCAWAEPPAPFTREKLAEHTRRNLALSMFTRRLTLRARQPGAPFGAPNVEYTQLFPGLRMVQFAVPGDLNKTDIVIAAAEQSLRAAIEHGFTQGELDEAKADLVNRYRQGALYAPSRKSAMLASQLAYFLLHGEGFSTPETTWREVEKPIADATLDECNAAFAKLWSRAPVRTFINGNIRLLPSKPAAFEKKIAASRAIPVKPPAGIKALDFAYTDFGKPGLIAETKTLPEIDAHLVRFENNILLNFKHTEYEKDYVLINLRIGHGKREEPKNVPGIGLLASKAFLFGGLGRHTAAEITQLNARHLLDIDFIVADDAAHFYAQCPVRSLPYALQMMTAFITDAAYRPESFVLARPDLTTLFQHTLSSPSANLNAICERALTRDTRFGWPNYDEPASRTVNELREWLVPLFTYDDIELSIVGDVDLQAALDAAAGTLGALPVRAKRLPPKPNTGIAFAPAPSAPIVINVNPALKQGAFLLVWPVPDAGDTHQDRARVLLADALDNAVRLCIREQLGAAYVSSAAYATHDGFDNFNYLFVGAEVDRGSLDKAINAVRKTIARIAANGFSDDEFLRAKRPFVEHYDQQSRTNAYWGYTVLRDIQNRPERLTQALTRLADVSSITRDEINAIAARHLRDETLFLFKTAPAKK